Proteins co-encoded in one Quercus robur chromosome 8, dhQueRobu3.1, whole genome shotgun sequence genomic window:
- the LOC126694810 gene encoding G-type lectin S-receptor-like serine/threonine-protein kinase At4g27290, producing the protein MICVFHSLQQGDCIIYTIYITFSKQRSTLQSMIVFKLLVVYCFLSCFLRFSAAIDTITPSHSIRDGETLISAGGTFELGFFSPGNSKGRYLGIWYRISTDAVVWVANRETPVPNRSGVLKVTNEGDIVVLSNTDTIVWSSNTSSAAEGPVVQLLDSGNLVVKEGNDDDLENFLWQSFDYPCDTLLPGMKLGKNFVTGLECSLTSWKSTENPAQGEFLLRINPHGFPQLVAMKGDKITTRAGSWNGLRFTGYPGLIPNPIFQYEFVLNENEVYYEFTLVNSSVISRLVFSPSGIAGRFTWNDRTHGWELYSTSQVDQCENYAFCGAYATCNANSSPVCTCLEGFVSKSQKHWNSVDWSDGCVRRTQLECNDGDVFQKYTGLKLPDTSSSWFNMTMSLVECEGLCLKNCSCTAYSNLDIRGKGSGCLLWFNNLNDMRVYSHGGQDLYIRLASSEIDDIKKNRHSSKIKQAGIIVASAILVMGIIILGVISYVRKKKLRFKGIMRNDYDNEGRKEDMELPIFDLMAIANATCNFSSNNKLGEGGFGSVYKGTLQEGHVVAVKRLSKNSGQGLNEFKNEVILIAKLQHRNLVKLLGFCIEGNEKMLIYEYMPNKSLDAFIFDHTRSTLLDWHNRIHIICGIARGLLYLHQDSRLRIIHRDLKASNILLDESMNPKISDFGLARTFGGDQIEANTNRIVGTYGYMSPEYAGHGQFSIKSDVFSFGVLVLEIVSGKRNRGFFHLEDHLYLLGHAWRLWIEDKAMELADKALGNMCTLSDQVLRCVHVGLLCVQQRPEDRPDMSSVVLMLSSEILLPKPNQPGFYMEKALPEADSSSTKHEACSANEITITLVKGR; encoded by the exons ATGATATGCGTATTCCATTCATTGCAGCAAGGGGATTGTataatatatactatatatattactttctcTAAACAAAGAAGTACACTACAATCAATGATTGTCTTTAAACTTCTTGTTGTGTACTGTTTCTTGTCCTGCTTCTTAAGATTTTCTGCTGCAATAGACACTATCACTCCAAGCCATTCCATCAGAGACGGTGAGACTTTAATTTCAGCTGGTGGAACCTTTGAACTGGGATTCTTCAGTCCTGGAAATTCAAAAGGCCGATACTTGGGAATATGGTATAGGATATCTACTGACGCAGTTGTATGGGTAGCCAACAGGGAGACTCCAGTTCCTAATCGCTCCGGAGTTTTGAAGGTTACAAATGAAGGAGATATTGTTGTTCTCAGCAACACAGATACTATCGTTTGGTCATCCAATACGTCAAGTGCTGCAGAGGGTCCAGTCGTACAGCTCTTGGATTCAGGAAATCTTGTTGTGAAAGAAGGAAATGACGATGACCTGGAGAACTTTTTGTGGCAGAGTTTTGATTATCCTTGCGACACATTGCTGCCAGGAATGAAGTTGGGAAAGAACTTTGTGACAGGTCTAGAATGTTCTTTAACATCTTGGAAGAGCACAGAAAATCCTGCTCAAGGCGAGTTTTTATTAAGAATAAATCCTCATGGGTTTCCACAGCTAGTTGCTATGAAGGGAGATAAAATAACTACTAGAGCAGGGTCATGGAATGGCCTACGTTTTACAGGATATCCTGGGTTAATACCAAATCCAATATTTCAGTATGAATTTGTGTTGAATGAGAATGAGGTATATTACGAGTTCACACTTGTGAACAGTTCAGTCATTTCAAGGCTTGTATTTAGCCCATCAGGCATTGCGGGACGCTTTACATGGAATGATCGGACACACGGTTGGGAGCTTTACTCTACATCCCAGGTGGATCAGTGTGAAAATTATGCCTTCTGTGGTGCATATGCTACCTGCAATGCTAATAGCTCTCCAGTATGTACATGCTTGGAAGGGTTTGTGTCCAAATCTCAAAAACATTGGAATTCAGTAGATTGGTCTGATGGTTGTGTTCGGAGGACTCAATTGGAATGCAATGATGGAGACGTCTTCCAGAAATACACGGGGTTGAAATTGCCTGACACATCTTCTTCCTGGTTTAATATGACCATGAGCCTTGTAGAATGTGAGGGATTGTGTTTGAAAAACTGTTCTTGCACAGCATATTCAAATTTAGATATCAGGGGAAAAGGAAGTGGCTGCTTGCTTTGGTTCAATAACCTGAACGATATGAGAGTATACTCCCATGGTGGGCAAGACCTATATATAAGGCTGGCCAGTTCAGAAATAG ATGATATTAAGAAAAACAGACATTCCAGCAAGATAAAACAAGCAGGAATCATAGTAGCCTCTGCAATACTAGTCATGGGAATTATAATACTTGGAGTAATCTCATATGTGCGGAAGAAGAAACTTCGTTTCAAAG GAATCATGAGGAATGATTATGACAATGAAGGCAGGAAAGAAGATATGGAATTACCCATCTTTGATTTGATGGCCATCGCTAATGCCACCTGTAACTTTTCAAGCAACAACAAGTTGGGAGAAGGTGGCTTTGGATCTGTATATAAG gGTACACTGCAAGAGGGGCATGTGGTAGCTGTAAAGAGGCTTTCTAAGAATTCTGGACAAGGATTGAATGAGTTCAAAAATGAAGTTATTTTAATTGCTAAACTACAACACCGCAATCTTGTCAAGCTTCTCGGTTTTTGCATTGAAGGAAATGAGAAAATGTTAATCTATGAATATATGCCTAACAAAAGCTTGGACGcctttatttttg ATCATACAAGAAGCACATTACTAGATTGGCATAACCGCATCCACATTATTTGTGGCATTGCTAGGGGGCTTCTCTATCTTCATCAAGACTCTAGACTCAGAATTATCCACAGAGATCTCAAAGCGAGCAATATCCTTCTAGATGAAAGTATGAATCCAAAAATTTCAGACTTTGGCTTGGCTAGAACATTTGGTGGAGATCAAATTGAGGCCAACACCAATAGAATTGTTGGAACATA TGGTTATATGTCTCCTGAGTATGCGGGGCATGGACAGTTCTCAATCAAATCCGACGTCTTTAGCTTTGGAGTTTTGGTGTTAGAGATAGTGAGCGGGAAAAGGAACCGGGGATTTTTTCACCTAGAAGACCACCTCTATCTCCTTGGACAT GCCTGGAGATTATGGATTGAAGATAAGGCAATGGAACTGGCAGATAAAGCTTTAGGCAACATGTGCACTCTATCTGATCAAGTGCTACGATGTGTTCATGTGGGCTTGTTATGTGTGCAGCAACGACCGGAAGATAGGCCAGACATGTCATCTGTGGTTCTAATGTTAAGCAGTGAGATTTTACTGCCTAAGCCCAATCAACCAGGTTTCTATATGGAAAAGGCTCTACCTGAAGCAGATTCTTCATCAACAAAGCATGAAGCATGTTCAGCCAATGAAATTACTATCACGTTAGTAAAGGGAAGGTAA